The Thiobacillus sp. genome contains the following window.
CCGGGCGGGGGCGGCCCCCTGGCATGACGACGAGGCCGTCTACCGTCGCCTCATGGGCCACATGGTAACCGGCCAGGTCCGGATGTTCGGCTCACTGCACCTTTGGGACATCTGCGCCCTTCTCTCCCGGGCCCGGGCCTATTGCGGCTCCAGCCTCCACGGTCGCATCGTGGCCCGGGCCTTCGGGGTGCCCGGCGTGAGCCTGGTGCGCCAGCCCACAGGAGCCATGGACAAGGCGAGGGCCTACTGCCTTACCTGGGGTGACCGGCAGGAGGAACGATGCGTGGGCGTGGCAAACCTGATGGCTGCCTTGAACCCCTTCATCGGATAAGGCTAATGCCTGCGCTGACGCGCTACCGGTGCACGCCCTAATTGCAACCGTCCTGGCTTTCCTGGGCGCAGGTTCGCCCGTCCCCCCACACCGCGCCCTCGAAGTTGGCCGCCTTCAGGTAGGCGCCCTGGAGCTCGGCGTCCGTCAGGTCGGCGCCCCGCAGGTTGGCGTCCCAGAGATAGGTGCTGTACATGTAGGCGCCCCGGAGATTGGCCCCGGACAAGTCGGTGCCTTGGAGGTTGGTGTGCTCCAGGTTTGCCCGCAGCAGGTTGGCGCCGGCCAGGTCCAGGCCCCGCTTGTCGCAGCCGGACCAGTCCACGAAGGGCTCCGGGGGATCAAAACAACCCGCATTGGCGTGGCAGGCGAAACCAAGCAACAGCGGTGAAACAAGGGAATGTCGCGAATTGAGCATGTGGCCACCCCGGTTCTGTTTGTTTATTCCGAGGCTTATGTATAGCAGTGTATTCCCCCGATCCCAGCTTCCTATTACTTATGA
Protein-coding sequences here:
- a CDS encoding pentapeptide repeat-containing protein, translated to MLNSRHSLVSPLLLGFACHANAGCFDPPEPFVDWSGCDKRGLDLAGANLLRANLEHTNLQGTDLSGANLRGAYMYSTYLWDANLRGADLTDAELQGAYLKAANFEGAVWGDGRTCAQESQDGCN